One Candidatus Cloacimonadota bacterium genomic window carries:
- a CDS encoding efflux RND transporter periplasmic adaptor subunit, with protein MRKKWIVIAIIIIIVVLLVGYNACKKKATAPTPDQSPNIDTYTVSYGNIENNIEITGEVQPQSIVSQKSRVSGKVVKFYVDENDKVNKGDIIADIEPDYNQANTLFSTKAALQRAELNLRQAQKDFDDKTLLLEKNYIPQTEFDSARDALQEAQIQFAQASSQYEMIRDLDVPGTVIHMYATASGTVIERKINEGEMVTSSITSFGEGTVVMQIADLSKMIVSSNINEIDIVKFKVGQEATIKLDAMPYDEFGGKIIKIAAKAVTINSAKVFPVEISINASGEKAKPGMTAEISIAGDTRENVLIIPIGAVFADDKNQDVVYMAPKDESDTDQSAKSQAVSIPVKLGSNDFQMVEVISGLEENDVIMLSEPVTKPTMPFM; from the coding sequence ATGCGCAAGAAATGGATTGTAATAGCCATAATCATCATCATAGTAGTGCTTTTAGTCGGTTACAACGCATGTAAGAAAAAAGCCACGGCGCCAACACCGGATCAAAGCCCAAATATCGATACCTACACCGTAAGCTACGGCAATATTGAGAATAATATCGAGATTACCGGAGAAGTGCAGCCGCAAAGTATTGTTTCCCAAAAATCAAGAGTTTCGGGCAAGGTAGTTAAATTCTATGTTGATGAAAACGATAAGGTAAATAAAGGTGATATCATTGCTGATATCGAACCGGATTACAATCAGGCAAATACGCTCTTCAGTACCAAGGCGGCTTTGCAACGAGCAGAATTGAACCTTAGACAAGCGCAGAAAGATTTTGACGATAAAACTCTGCTTTTAGAGAAAAACTATATTCCTCAAACCGAATTCGACAGTGCTAGAGATGCTCTACAAGAAGCTCAAATTCAATTTGCCCAAGCCAGTAGCCAATATGAGATGATTCGCGATCTGGACGTTCCCGGAACGGTGATCCATATGTATGCAACCGCTTCCGGAACCGTTATCGAACGCAAGATAAATGAAGGTGAAATGGTAACTTCCAGTATCACTTCATTTGGCGAAGGCACTGTGGTAATGCAGATAGCCGATCTCAGTAAGATGATTGTAAGCTCAAACATTAACGAGATAGACATCGTTAAATTTAAGGTGGGGCAGGAAGCTACAATAAAACTAGATGCCATGCCCTACGACGAATTTGGTGGAAAAATAATTAAGATTGCTGCCAAAGCAGTAACAATCAACAGTGCCAAAGTGTTCCCTGTAGAAATAAGCATCAATGCCAGCGGTGAAAAAGCTAAACCTGGTATGACTGCCGAGATTAGTATCGCTGGCGATACACGAGAAAATGTGCTTATTATACCAATTGGAGCAGTTTTTGCAGATGATAAGAATCAGGACGTCGTTTATATGGCGCCCAAAGATGAATCGGATACCGATCAATCAGCAAAGTCTCAGGCAGTATCAATACCAGTTAAGCTTGGGAGCAATGATTTTCAGATGGTAGAGGTAATCTCTGGATTGGAAGAAAATGACGTGATTATGCTGTCTGAACCTGTCACGAAACCAACAATGCCCTTTATGTAG